In the genome of Monodelphis domestica isolate mMonDom1 chromosome 2, mMonDom1.pri, whole genome shotgun sequence, one region contains:
- the KCNA3 gene encoding potassium voltage-gated channel subfamily A member 3 has translation MDEHLSLLHSPPPPSARHRAHPSAQPQPQPQSGGGGGGGAHTLVNPGYIEAAAGAAAGPELQPGMTVVPGDHLLEPEASGPQPGGCGGGCDRDRYEPLPPGGPPAGAVAGAEQDCCGERVVINISGLRFETQLKTLCQFPETLLGDPKRRMRYFDPLRNEYFFDRNRPSFDAILYYYQSGGRIRRPVNVPIDIFSEEIRFYQLGEEAMEKFREDEGFLREEERPLPRRDFQRQVWLLFEYPESSGPARGIAIVSVLVILISIVIFCLETLPEFRDEKDYPAPLSPETLEAANNGTSGSQAGVSSFSDPFFVVETLCIIWFSFELLVRFFACPSKATFSRNIMNLIDIVAIIPYFITLGTELAERQGNGQQAMSLAILRVIRLVRVFRIFKLSRHSKGLQILGQTLKASMRELGLLIFFLFIGVILFSSAVYFAEADDPSSGFSSIPDAFWWAVVTMTTVGYGDMHPVTIGGKIVGSLCAIAGVLTIALPVPVIVSNFNYFYHRETEGEEQAQYMHVGSCQHLSSSVEELRKARSNSTLSKSEYMVIEEAGMNHSTFPPAPFKTGNSTATCTTNNNPNSCVNIKKIFTDV, from the coding sequence ATGGACGAGCATCTCAGCCTCCTGCACTCGCCTCCGCCGCCCTCCGCCCGCCACCGCGCCCACCCCTCGGcgcagccccagccccagccccagtcgggcggcggcggcggcggcggcgcccACACCCTGGTCAACCCCGGCTACATCGAGGCCGCTGCGGGGGCCGCCGCTGGCCCCGAGCTGCAGCCCGGCATGACCGTGGTGCCCGGGGACCACCTGCTGGAGCCCGAGGCGAGCGGCCCGCAGCCAGGGGGCTGCGGAGGCGGCTGTGACCGTGACCGCTACGAGCCGCTCCCGCCCGGGGGACCCCCAGCCGGGGCGGTCGCGGGAGCAGAGCAAGACTGCTGCGGGGAGCGGGTGGTGATTAACATCTCAGGGCTGCGCTTCGAGACGCAACTGAAGACCCTGTGCCAGTTCCCCGAGACGCTGCTGGGAGACCCCAAGAGACGTATGAGGTACTTCGACCCGCTCCGCAATGAGTACTTCTTCGATCGCAACCGGCCCAGTTTCGACGCCATCCTCTACTACTACCAGTCTGGGGGCCGCATCCGCCGGCCAGTCAACGTGCCCATCGACATCTTCTCTGAGGAGATCCGCTTCTACCAGCTTGGCGAGGAGGCCATGGAGAAGTTCCGAGAGGATGAGGGCTTCCTCCGAGAGGAGGAGCGGCCCCTGCCCCGCCGCGACTTCCAGCGCCAGGTGTGGCTACTCTTCGAGTACCCCGAGAGCTCGGGGCCCGCACGGGGCATCGCCATAGTGTCTGTACTGGTCATTCTCATCTCCATTGTCATCTTCTGTCTGGAAACGCTACCCGAGTTCCGCGATGAGAAGGACTACCCCGCGCCCTTGTCCCCGGAGACGCTGGAAGCTGCCAACAATGGCACGTCGGGCTCCCAGGCCGGTGTCTCCAGCTTCTCGGATCCTTTCTTTGTGGTGGAGACCCTGTGCATTATCTGGTTCTCCTTTGAGCTGTTGGTGCGTTTCTTCGCTTGCCCCAGTAAGGCCACCTTCTCCCGCAACATCATGAACCTGATCGACATCGTGGCCATCATCCCCTACTTCATCACCCTGGGCACCGAGCTGGCCGAGAGGCAGGGCAACGGACAGCAGGCCATGTCCCTAGCCATCCTGAGGGTCATCCGGCTGGTGCGGGTCTTCCGAATATTCAAACTCTCCCGCCACTCCAAGGGGCTGCAGATCCTGGGGCAGACCCTCAAGGCCTCCATGAGGGAGCTAGGGctcctcatcttcttcctcttcatcgGGGTCATCCTTTTCTCCAGCGCTGTCTACTTCGCGGAGGCAGACGACCCTTCTTCTGGGTTCAGCAGTATTCCCGATGCCTTCTGGTGGGCAGTGGTGACCATGACCACTGTAGGTTATGGGGATATGCACCCGGTGACCATCGGGGGCAAGATTGTGGGATCGCTGTGTGCCATCGCTGGTGTCCTGACAATTGCCTTGCCGGTGCCAGTGATTGTTTCCAATTTCAACTACTTCTATCATCGAGAGACAGAGGGTGAAGAGCAAGCCCAGTATATGCACGTGGGGAGCTGCCAGCATCTCTCCTCTTCAGTTGAAGAGCTAAGGAAAGCTCGGAGTAATTCGACTCTGAGTAAGTCGGAATACATGGTGATCGAGGAGGCGGGTATGAACCATAGCACCTTTCCCCCAGCCCCCTTCAAAACGGGCAACTCCACGGCCACCTGCACCACGAACAATAATCCCAACTCGTGTGTCAACATCAAAAAGATCTTCACCGATGTTTAA